The region CGATAAAGCACCAAAACCGGTGTTCGAAAACTTAACCTTGGATAAAAATTTCCCAGGGTCAAATCCGGTTCTACCACATGCAGTAACAGCGGTGTTAGCTGGCAAAATGTGGAATGCTTATACAACACAAGCATCCTATACTAACCAGATTATCACCGATCCTTTCTCCGGTTTGATCGCTATTATCCATAGAGTTGATAGAACCGGTGCGGGCAGCGGTAGAATTGTTTACCAAGCATCCGACGATGGTGGTGCAAACTGGACTCCACAAATCGGACCAATGAACTTAGCGCCATGGAATGTTGGTCGTCATCCAAATATTTCACTGTCGAATCCAACAAAAGATATCACACCTGGTGCACAGGCAGTAGTCGGTAGTTGGGCTGAACTAAGTGCAAGCTGGTTCTGGTATCAATTTGCAAGCGATCCTACAGTTGGACAGAGTTCGTTCACTCAAAAAATTGACAGTACTTATTATCCTGGTGATGAAACATTTGTTAATACAAGAGGACATGTGTTCGCGAATTTACCTCTAATTGACTATGTTGTTTCCGGTGCAGATACAATCAACCAATATCTCTGGAAATCAACCGACCAGGGAATGACTTGGACTAAATCAGCACTTTCCTATACCAAAGATTTTAATGATGATACTTGGAATGGTACCAAGGGATTCATTAACAAAAATGGTATCGGTTATATTATGGTCGAAGGGCACAAACCAGGCCAAGCATTCTACACTTTTGGATATAAGAAAACGACAAATGATGGTGACACATGGGATGCAAACTGGACATGGGTAAATCCATTCACCTTAACCGCATTAAGCGGTAAAGTACATGCACTCAACTATGAAGTCGATGCTATCGTTGGCGGAAACGGTCATCTCTATTTTGCAGGTACCTTTGTCGATACAGTAAACACTGGTGCAGCAAGCAATACCGGCGTATATGTAATTCATGGTGATGGAGCAAGCTTTACAGGTGAATTAGTCAGCAAAGTAAACAGAACTTCACGTTCATTACCAGGCGGACTTTCAACTCTTAATGAGATTGAATTTGCAACAAACTGGAATGGAACAATTGGCGTTCTTAAATTCTGCGACACTCCAACAGCAACAGATACATTGTATGATGTTTTCATGGCTGGTGTATGGGGAACTGCAAAAACAGTCAACAACATTACCATGACGCCTGCAGTTCATGAAAAATATTCTCAAATGTCTGCTTGGGGATTCCAAGAAACCGGTACAAACACATTCAGAGCAGACGCTATGTACACTATTTTCGGTTCTGGTGATACCAATGACTTAGGTGAGGCAGAACTCTGGTATCTCAGTGGTAATACATTTACCATTACCTCAGTTGATGACAATCCAGGAGTAGTTGGAAGCTTTGATCTCGAACAAAACTTCCCGAACCCATTCAACCCATCCACAACAATTCGCTACACCATTCCTGAGAATGGGTTAGTAACGTTGAAAGTGTTCGACGTCCTCGGAAGAGAAGTTACAACTTTAATTAATGAAGTCCAGAATGCTGGAACGCATACTGCACAATTCAGTGGCAAGGATATGCCGTCAGGTATGTACCTCTACACAATTACCGCAGGTAACTTCACTTCAACAAAGAAAATGATGCTTGTTAAGTAAGAACTTTAACAAGTAATTTTGATTTTCAGGTACTGGGGAGAATAGAGAAATATTCTCCCCTTTACTTCTTTAATAGAAATATTAATTTACGTGGCGATAACTCCTATAAGTAAAACAATAGAGAGGGAGAAATAAATGAAAAAAATTCTATACGTATTATTGGCGTTTTCCATGTTAATGGTGAGCAATTCATTTGCACAAACTGTTACTGGAAAGTTAGCCGGTAAGGTCACCGATGCTCGTACTGGTGATCCACTTCCTGGTGCGAATATTCTCCTCGTTGGGACGGAACTTGGTGCCGCCACCAATGTTAGAGGGGAATATTTTATTCTCAATATAGTTCCTGGTACATACGATGTCCGAATCAGTTTCGTTGGATATGCAACTGAAACAGTTCGGGGTGTTCGTGTTGTTGCCGGTATTACAAAAGAATTAGATGTTGATCTCGCAGAAGCAACTGCCGAATTAAAAGAGATCACGGTTACATCTCAAAGGACCTTCTTTGAGCAAAAAGCAACGAATACCGTCAAAGTAGTAGATAAAGATGAAATTGCAAGACTTCCTGTTCGAGGCGTGCAAAAAATTGCTGCGCTTCAAGCTGGTGTTGTTATGACTGAAGGCTCCGGCGGTGTTGACGGTAATGCTACCATTAACGTTAAAGGCGGCAGAGGCGGCGAAGTTCTATACATCGTAGATGGCGTTAGCCAAAACGATGCATACTGGGGCGCCAACTATAACCAAGTTTCAAATTCGGCAATCGAACAGCTTTCGTTCCAAATTGGTGGATTCGAAGCAAAATATGGTCAAGCACAATCAGGTATTATTAACGTTACAACTAAATCCGGATCAGGCAGCTATGCCGTATTCGGAGATGTTATAAGCAGCTCATTCACAGATCCTTACGGATACAATTTATATACTCTGAATTTGAGTGGTCCGTTCATTCCGAAGAACTCAAAACATACATTTTTCCTTTCAGCGGAAAGAGGTTGGTTCTTAGATCAAGATCCGCCCGCGGTTCCGATTGAAATAAAATCCCCGGTCAGAACCGGCGGCACATTAACAGTTGTTATGCCCGATGGTTCAGAAGTTCCTTGGACAGCCGGAATGGAAATTCCAGGTGGTGCAAAAGTAATAATGAAAAATCCGACATTCAGCACCGGTACAACTATTCTGGAGACAAAACCAAACAATGACCGTGGTTCCTGGAAACTAACCGGAAAAACTTTCCATGATTTAGGTTTCGTAACATTGAGAATGAGTGCCAATGTTAATATTGAAGACCGTAAATTGTTTGTTTACGATTTTATTAAAAATAATTCACATAGGAATCCATTATATCATCGTGAGAATCACTCTTATGCTGCACGAATCAGTCAGAATATTGGTGTCAGCACATTCTGGAATCTAAATTTCGGATATAAACTTTTCAAGGATGAGCAGATGGATCCCATTTTCAAACAAGATCTTGCAAAATATGGAGATACACTCTATAATCCATATCTGAAACTTCATGGATTTTTGCAAGGATTCTTGCTTGATAATGATTCTTTAGGTCTATTTTTGGATGAAGGATTCACAAATAATTCCTACAGCAAAAATTACAATCAAACGCTTCAATTTGACTTTGATTTGACAACACAGTATCAAAATCATCTTTTTGAATTAGGTGCAGGATTACAAGTTCTTGAACTCCATCGTTATTCAATAGGACCTACTGCCATTGCTAGAGACATTCGTGGTACTGCTCCGCCGTCAAAATTTAAACGTTATTCTGATAGAATACCTTTTTACTGGGGGTATGATATCTATGGCGGGGATTCTGAAGCTCTTGCAGACAGCTTTATTGCCCCAAGAAAACCGATTGTATTCTATGGTTACTTGCAGGATAGATTTGAATTATCAGATATAGTCATCAATCTTGGATTACGTTTTGATTATCTCGATTCTAAAACTGATGTTATACGCGATCCTGAGCGCCCATTCAGGTTTGGAAATGATCAAATCATTGATCCAGCTGATTTTGAACCAAAGAAACCAGAGATGTTTTTCAGTCCACGGCTTGGCATTGGTTTCCCAGTAACAACTTCCACTGTGTTCCATGCACAATATGGAAAATTTGTGCAAACACCTAATCTTTCCGATATGTTTGTGTGGACCCGCCATTATGAAGCAATTCAAAGCGGTGAAGGCGGCAGATTAGTAAGAACCGGTCAGATTGGGAGTGAAGTTACTACTCAATATGAAGTCGGATTCAGACAAATATTCGGAAATAATTTAGCTGCATTGAGTCTGAGCGCCTTCTATAAGAATACCAAAGGATTGATCAACTGGTCAACTACTGTATTTTATACAGGATTAGATCAGCAAAGCACGTACTTCGGGCCAACTAATACAGATTTTGGTACTATCAAAGGACTGACTATTGCTCTTGATGTTGCAAGGATCCAATTTGTTGCCTTATCCGTCAACTATACTTATCAAATTGCAGAAGGAACAGGTTCTTCTACAAGTTCTTCTTATGTTGCTACTTTCAGAAATGTTGATAATTCGATTCCAAAAGTTATTGCACCTTTGGATTTTGATCAGCGGCATACAGGAACTGTAAATCTTGATATTTTTATTCCCGAAGGAAAACTTGGTTTCTTTGAGCGTACAGGAATGAATTTCTTAATCTCATTTGCGAGCGGTAGACCGTATACACCACTTGAAGTACAAGATATTTCCGGTAGTGAGACAAATTATGGTGACACCAAGGGATATGTTAATTCAAAATACGGCCCGGGAATGTTCCGAATCGATATGAAAGTTGAAAAGACTTTCAAATTATTCGGCAATATACTTATTACCCCATATTTGTGGATTGACAATCTATTAGATGCAGATAATATTGTTAATGTATATCGTTCAACTGGAAGTCCTTACACTACTGGTTATCTTAATACAGACAGAGGTCAGAAAGTTGTTTTAGATAGTAAATACCCAGAATTATTTAAGGGAGATTACGAATTATTAGAAAGAAATCCTGATAATTTTGGTATACCTAGACAAATTAGATTAGGTTTAAAAGTTAATTTTTCTGGTATTAACTTTTAACTAAAGAAAAGGTAGATAAATATGATAAGATTAAAAAACTCACAATTTCTTAAAACCTTCTGCATTCTAACCGCAGTGGGATTATTATTCCTTGGTCTTACCTCCATTGAAAAAGATAACTCTGGTAAGTCAGGGAATTCCCAGAGATTGCAAAAGGTGGTCGGTGTGCACTACATGCAGATTAATAATATTGGCATGCCGATGAATAATTCCGGAATTATTGCGGATGTAGTTGTGCCTGGCTTCACTGCAACCGGTAAATTCGATGGTCACGGCTTCTTATACTCTGGTGGTTTTACCGTCAGTGGCTATAAGAAGCTTGGCACAGCAGATGAATTCTTGTGGGCAAACGGAGTCGCAACTGCATCTAGAATTAACGACTATGTTGCGGGTCCTGTCGGATCATCACCAACAAACCTAAAGAATAGAATATATGTTATTAGATCAGACGAACCTGTTTTCGGAACAAGCTGGCAGGAATGGCGTGATGCCGTTGCTCTCGGCGCTGATTTTTATGATGGTGACGGTGATGGGAAATATGATCCTAAAGATCTTAATGGAAACGGTGAATGGGATGCTGATGAAGATAGACCTGATTTACTCGGTGATGAAACTGCATGGTGCGTCTTTAACGACGGAAGACCTGCAAAAGAAAGACGTTATACAGATGTCGATCCTGTAGGTATTGAAATACACCAAACAGTATTTGGTTTTGCATCTGCAGGTTTATTAGGCAATATGCTGTTTATCAGATATAAAATGATTAACAAAGGTGCCGATGTTCTGGATAGCGTCTATTTCTCAATG is a window of Ignavibacteria bacterium DNA encoding:
- a CDS encoding T9SS type A sorting domain-containing protein; amino-acid sequence: MLKKTSTFLLMLLFTTSLVFAQSATQQVFDKAPKPVFENLTLDKNFPGSNPVLPHAVTAVLAGKMWNAYTTQASYTNQIITDPFSGLIAIIHRVDRTGAGSGRIVYQASDDGGANWTPQIGPMNLAPWNVGRHPNISLSNPTKDITPGAQAVVGSWAELSASWFWYQFASDPTVGQSSFTQKIDSTYYPGDETFVNTRGHVFANLPLIDYVVSGADTINQYLWKSTDQGMTWTKSALSYTKDFNDDTWNGTKGFINKNGIGYIMVEGHKPGQAFYTFGYKKTTNDGDTWDANWTWVNPFTLTALSGKVHALNYEVDAIVGGNGHLYFAGTFVDTVNTGAASNTGVYVIHGDGASFTGELVSKVNRTSRSLPGGLSTLNEIEFATNWNGTIGVLKFCDTPTATDTLYDVFMAGVWGTAKTVNNITMTPAVHEKYSQMSAWGFQETGTNTFRADAMYTIFGSGDTNDLGEAELWYLSGNTFTITSVDDNPGVVGSFDLEQNFPNPFNPSTTIRYTIPENGLVTLKVFDVLGREVTTLINEVQNAGTHTAQFSGKDMPSGMYLYTITAGNFTSTKKMMLVK